A single region of the Arthrobacter sp. PAMC25564 genome encodes:
- a CDS encoding ABC transporter permease, whose protein sequence is MTVKNAPGPQTMTPLSTRPDRPQAGRSGQRPKSSGASLRKILVPRRHYVWAVPLGWIVLGVLMFGSWELLVLNGTLNPIYVGQPSAIVKALGESLGTDLITVHAVSTFTGAIAGWALASVAGVLAALALAASPFMLRVIEPYLTAINALPRVALAPIFLLWFGIGVESKIALAFSLAFFVVFSNTLAGVQSAEEERLLLARVLGAKKHQTFTKFILPGAVPGIFTGLELGFIFGMLATVAGEMIAGQSGLGVRLQYFAAAFRMDQYFATLIILVAGTMLISWGLRTIRTKLLRWQNN, encoded by the coding sequence ATGACCGTCAAGAACGCACCCGGGCCCCAGACGATGACGCCGCTGAGCACTCGACCAGACCGGCCCCAGGCTGGACGGTCCGGGCAACGGCCCAAGTCCTCCGGGGCCTCGCTCCGGAAGATATTGGTTCCGCGCCGGCATTATGTGTGGGCCGTGCCGCTGGGGTGGATCGTCCTGGGCGTGCTGATGTTCGGCTCCTGGGAGCTGCTGGTGCTCAACGGCACCCTGAACCCGATCTATGTGGGCCAGCCCTCGGCCATCGTGAAAGCCTTGGGGGAGTCGCTGGGCACCGATCTGATCACGGTCCACGCCGTTTCGACGTTTACCGGGGCGATCGCCGGGTGGGCGCTGGCCTCCGTCGCCGGCGTGCTCGCGGCCCTGGCCCTGGCGGCCTCGCCGTTTATGCTCCGGGTGATCGAGCCTTACCTCACGGCGATCAACGCGCTGCCGCGTGTTGCCCTGGCTCCGATTTTCCTGCTCTGGTTCGGGATCGGCGTGGAATCCAAGATCGCCTTGGCCTTCAGCCTGGCGTTCTTCGTGGTGTTTTCCAACACCCTCGCCGGCGTGCAGAGCGCCGAGGAGGAACGGTTGCTGCTGGCCCGGGTACTGGGCGCGAAGAAGCACCAGACCTTCACCAAGTTCATCCTTCCCGGTGCCGTGCCGGGGATCTTCACAGGCCTGGAACTGGGCTTCATCTTCGGCATGCTCGCCACCGTGGCCGGGGAAATGATCGCAGGCCAGAGCGGCCTGGGTGTCCGGCTGCAATACTTCGCCGCGGCCTTCCGCATGGACCAGTACTTCGCGACCCTGATCATCCTCGTGGCCGGCACCATGCTCATCTCCTGGGGCCTGCGGACCATCCGCACCAAACTCCTCCGCTGGCAAAACAACTAA
- a CDS encoding ABC transporter ATP-binding protein has translation MKRIAALQSGEVKSNAAKELSVSLQVERPAPSVTGRLTGDEIVVDRVSQSFQSPDGGSVLALDTTSLRVAPGEFVCLVGPSGCGKTTVLNMVAGLVRPTEGEVSLGGEPIREGNHDVGYLLARDGLLPWRTAVANVALPLELRGIAKREARDRAAEVLDSVGLGKFLKSYPSQLSHGMRQRTALARTLVSHPGTILMDEPFSALDAETRMRLQGVFLQRWEEQKSSVLFVTHDLAEAIVMADRILVFSARPGKIIAEFRIDLPRPRNVLELQSSSTYHKYYQDIWSVFREELAS, from the coding sequence GTGAAGCGAATTGCGGCATTACAGTCAGGGGAAGTCAAAAGCAACGCAGCAAAGGAGCTGAGCGTGTCTTTACAAGTTGAGCGACCCGCACCGTCCGTAACCGGCCGGCTTACGGGTGATGAGATCGTGGTGGATCGGGTGTCGCAGTCGTTCCAGTCGCCGGATGGTGGTTCGGTGTTGGCGTTGGATACGACGAGCCTGAGGGTTGCGCCGGGTGAGTTCGTGTGTCTGGTGGGTCCTTCGGGCTGTGGCAAGACGACGGTGCTGAATATGGTTGCCGGCCTGGTGCGTCCTACGGAGGGTGAGGTGTCCCTGGGCGGGGAGCCGATCCGGGAGGGGAACCATGATGTGGGGTATCTGCTGGCCCGGGATGGTTTGTTGCCGTGGCGTACTGCGGTGGCGAACGTGGCGTTGCCGTTGGAGTTGCGCGGAATCGCCAAGCGCGAGGCTCGGGACCGTGCTGCGGAGGTTCTCGATTCGGTCGGGCTCGGCAAATTCCTGAAGTCCTATCCCTCCCAGCTCTCACACGGGATGCGCCAGCGTACGGCGTTGGCGCGGACGCTGGTCAGCCATCCGGGCACGATCCTGATGGATGAGCCGTTCTCGGCGCTGGACGCGGAAACACGGATGCGGCTGCAGGGCGTGTTCCTGCAGCGGTGGGAAGAGCAGAAGAGTTCGGTCTTGTTCGTAACCCACGATCTCGCCGAGGCGATCGTGATGGCCGACCGGATCCTGGTTTTCTCGGCCCGTCCGGGCAAGATCATTGCCGAGTTCCGGATCGATCTGCCCCGGCCGCGCAACGTACTCGAGCTGCAGTCCAGCAGCACCTACCACAAGTACTACCAGGACATCTGGTCCGTGTTCCGCGAGGAGTTGGCATCATGA